A single window of Streptomyces cathayae DNA harbors:
- a CDS encoding Uma2 family endonuclease, protein MGGTMTAESVEHRHHWPVPPVDGYTVDDLFTLPDLPPHTELIDGSLVFVSPQRRFHFLVIDLLVSGLRSSLGPEFSVEREMTVILDKRNGPEPDISVVRADAVTGVDQTRFQAEDVLLAVEVVSPDSESRDRTTKPHKYATAGIPNYWRVEQDGTTGRPLIHVYELDAMTRSYVHMGMQRDRIKVDKPSAIAIDLGTVETRP, encoded by the coding sequence ATGGGAGGAACCATGACCGCCGAGTCCGTAGAGCACCGCCACCACTGGCCGGTGCCGCCCGTGGACGGTTACACCGTGGACGACCTGTTCACCCTGCCGGATCTCCCGCCGCACACCGAGCTGATCGACGGGAGCCTGGTTTTCGTGAGTCCGCAGCGACGCTTCCATTTCCTTGTGATCGACCTGCTGGTCAGCGGGCTACGCAGCTCTCTCGGCCCGGAGTTCAGTGTCGAGCGGGAGATGACCGTCATCCTTGACAAACGCAACGGCCCCGAACCCGATATCAGCGTGGTTCGAGCCGACGCGGTCACAGGGGTGGACCAGACCAGGTTTCAGGCCGAGGACGTCCTGCTCGCCGTGGAGGTCGTCTCCCCCGACTCGGAGTCCCGCGACCGTACGACCAAACCGCACAAGTACGCCACTGCGGGAATCCCGAACTACTGGCGTGTCGAACAGGACGGGACCACCGGCCGTCCCCTCATCCATGTCTACGAGCTCGACGCCATGACGCGGTCCTACGTGCACATGGGTATGCAGCGCGACCGGATCAAGGTCGACAAACCTTCCGCCATCGCCATCGATCTGGGCACGGTCGAAACGCGGCCCTGA
- a CDS encoding ABC-F family ATP-binding cassette domain-containing protein, with amino-acid sequence MAVNLVNVENVSKVYGTRALLDGISLGVSEGDRIGVVGRNGDGKTTLIRMLAKLEEADTGRVTHSGGLRLGVLTQHDSLDPAATVRHEVIGDMADHEWAGNAKVRDVLTGLFGGLDLPGFPKGLDTVIGPLSGGERRRIALAKLLIEEQDLIVLDEPTNHLDVEGIAWLARHLRERRSALVCVTHDRWFLDQVCTRMWDVQRGDVYEYEGGYSDYVFARAERERIAATEEVKRQNLVRKELAWLRRGAPARTSKPRFRVEAANELIADVPPPRDSSELMKFASSRLGKTVFDLEDVTIQAGPKVLLKHITWQLGPGDRIGLVGVNGAGKTSLLRALTEAARTEGEAQPAAGRVRVGKTVRLAYLSQEVAELDPTWRVLQAVQAVRERVDLGTGREMTAGQLCETFGFNKDKQWTPVGDLSGGERRRLQLLRLLMDEPNVLFLDEPTNDLDIETLTQLEDVLDGWPGSMIVISHDRFFVERTTDRVFALLGDGALRMLPRGIDEYLERRKQMEETAAAASPVAKPAPDVPEKSAADVRAAKKELQKIERQLDKLSEKESTLHAAIAEHATDFGKVAELDAELRETAGQREALETRWLELAEDA; translated from the coding sequence ATGGCCGTCAATCTGGTCAATGTCGAGAACGTCAGCAAGGTGTACGGCACCCGTGCCCTCCTCGACGGCATCTCCCTCGGGGTCTCGGAGGGGGACCGCATCGGTGTCGTCGGGCGCAACGGCGACGGCAAGACCACCCTCATCCGGATGCTCGCCAAGCTGGAGGAGGCGGACACCGGGCGGGTGACGCACTCCGGCGGGCTCCGTCTCGGCGTGCTCACCCAGCACGACTCCCTCGACCCCGCCGCCACCGTCCGGCACGAGGTCATCGGCGACATGGCCGACCACGAGTGGGCGGGCAACGCCAAGGTCCGCGACGTGCTGACCGGGCTGTTCGGCGGGCTGGACCTGCCCGGGTTCCCCAAGGGCCTGGACACCGTCATCGGACCGCTGTCCGGTGGCGAGCGGCGCCGGATCGCGCTCGCCAAGCTGCTCATCGAGGAACAGGACCTGATCGTCCTGGACGAGCCCACCAACCACCTCGACGTCGAGGGCATCGCCTGGCTCGCCCGGCATCTGCGCGAGCGGCGCTCCGCGCTCGTCTGCGTCACCCACGACCGCTGGTTCCTCGACCAGGTCTGCACCCGCATGTGGGACGTGCAGCGCGGCGACGTGTACGAGTACGAGGGCGGCTACTCCGACTACGTCTTCGCCCGTGCCGAACGCGAGCGCATCGCCGCCACCGAGGAGGTCAAGCGGCAGAACCTGGTCCGCAAGGAGCTGGCCTGGCTGCGCCGCGGGGCACCCGCGCGGACGTCCAAGCCGCGCTTCCGTGTCGAGGCCGCCAACGAGCTGATCGCGGACGTGCCGCCGCCGCGCGACAGCAGCGAGCTGATGAAGTTCGCCTCGTCACGGCTCGGCAAGACGGTGTTCGACCTGGAGGACGTCACCATCCAGGCGGGGCCCAAGGTGCTGCTCAAGCACATCACCTGGCAGCTCGGCCCCGGCGACCGGATCGGCCTGGTCGGGGTCAACGGCGCGGGCAAGACGTCCCTGCTGCGGGCGCTGACCGAGGCGGCCCGCACCGAGGGCGAGGCGCAGCCCGCGGCGGGCCGGGTCCGCGTCGGCAAGACGGTCAGGCTCGCCTACCTCTCCCAGGAGGTCGCCGAACTCGATCCCACCTGGCGGGTGCTCCAGGCCGTACAGGCGGTGCGGGAGCGCGTCGACCTCGGCACGGGGCGGGAGATGACCGCCGGGCAGCTGTGCGAGACGTTCGGCTTCAACAAGGACAAGCAGTGGACACCGGTCGGCGACCTGTCCGGCGGTGAGCGGCGGCGGCTCCAGCTGCTGAGGCTGCTCATGGACGAACCCAACGTCCTCTTCCTCGACGAGCCCACCAACGACCTCGACATCGAGACCCTCACCCAGCTCGAGGACGTCCTCGACGGCTGGCCCGGCTCGATGATCGTCATCTCCCACGACCGGTTCTTCGTCGAGCGCACCACCGACCGGGTCTTCGCCCTGCTCGGCGACGGCGCCCTGCGGATGCTGCCGCGCGGTATCGACGAGTACCTGGAGCGGCGCAAGCAGATGGAGGAGACCGCCGCGGCCGCCTCCCCCGTGGCGAAACCGGCCCCGGACGTCCCCGAGAAGAGCGCCGCCGACGTGCGCGCCGCCAAGAAGGAGCTGCAGAAGATCGAGCGGCAGCTGGACAAGCTCTCCGAGAAGGAGTCCACGCTGCACGCCGCCATCGCCGAGCACGCCACCGACTTCGGGAAGGTGGCCGAACTCGACGCGGAGCTGCGCGAGACGGCCGGTCAGCGCGAGGCGCTGGAAACGCGGTGGCTGGAACTCGCCGAGGACGCCTGA
- a CDS encoding PQQ-binding-like beta-propeller repeat protein: protein MAQPPDQSPQGGFGAPQDPSASSGGFGAPTPPPPQGQPQTPSTPTGPTPPPGYGYPQQPGPYGQQPGPYGQQPGPYASGPYASGPYGQPQQPGPYGQQPGYGYPQPQYPGAPGAPQPGPGSRNPFKGKPAMIIGAAVVTALLVVGGTVWAVSGDDGKQDKKPVAQQSDDPQPDPSGPPVDPGDGSGDGDSDPEDLNAGRQSGESKVLWYKEAPDAPGSGAEAPGMWITDKAAVKAAYKELSAYNVADGKPTWEPIAFPEKICATTREKTSDDKIVVAYMSGSSDRAKCNQLQLVDLDTGEKGWTQKVEDGALFDSVTSIKMTLSGETLMVSRSQSGTAFDVTSGDKMYDKKKYGEACFPAGFAGGEGLFQVASCGAGGNNEHDELQELDPKTGKVKWTRTFEKGWRVERTYFIDPVVVYSTNKDKKAWNISTLGADGSIRSQVAVDEDFAAECGWAIFARDLQGCEAVAADADTLYLPTKATTGANEIVAISLATGKEKWRVKSPAADSMVPMKVEGGKLIAYVGPSYDAGGRVVSIPTTGSSHEPVTLLQNPQGVARIENGFFSKAIDWVDGRFYISTTRLSGNDEAKEKLMLAYGK from the coding sequence ATGGCTCAGCCGCCCGACCAGTCGCCGCAGGGCGGCTTCGGAGCACCACAGGATCCGTCCGCCTCGAGCGGAGGCTTCGGGGCTCCGACCCCGCCACCCCCGCAGGGGCAGCCCCAGACCCCGTCCACGCCGACGGGCCCGACGCCGCCGCCCGGGTACGGCTACCCCCAGCAGCCGGGCCCGTACGGCCAGCAGCCGGGCCCGTACGGTCAGCAGCCGGGACCGTACGCCTCCGGGCCGTACGCCTCCGGGCCCTACGGTCAGCCGCAGCAGCCCGGCCCGTACGGCCAGCAGCCGGGGTACGGCTACCCGCAGCCGCAGTACCCGGGCGCGCCCGGCGCCCCGCAGCCGGGGCCCGGCTCCCGCAACCCCTTCAAGGGCAAGCCCGCCATGATCATCGGTGCCGCGGTGGTGACGGCGCTGCTGGTGGTCGGCGGCACCGTGTGGGCGGTCTCCGGCGACGACGGGAAGCAGGACAAGAAGCCCGTCGCCCAGCAGAGCGACGATCCCCAGCCCGACCCCTCCGGCCCCCCGGTCGATCCGGGCGACGGCAGCGGCGACGGCGACTCGGACCCGGAGGACCTCAACGCGGGCCGCCAGTCCGGCGAGTCCAAGGTGCTCTGGTACAAGGAGGCGCCCGACGCGCCCGGTTCCGGAGCCGAGGCCCCCGGCATGTGGATCACCGACAAGGCGGCGGTGAAGGCGGCCTACAAGGAGCTCTCCGCCTACAACGTCGCCGACGGCAAGCCGACCTGGGAGCCCATCGCCTTCCCCGAGAAGATCTGCGCGACCACCCGGGAGAAGACGTCCGACGACAAGATAGTCGTCGCGTACATGAGCGGCAGCAGCGATCGGGCCAAGTGCAACCAGCTCCAGCTCGTCGACCTCGACACCGGCGAGAAGGGCTGGACGCAGAAGGTCGAGGACGGCGCGCTGTTCGACTCCGTGACCTCCATCAAGATGACCCTCAGCGGCGAGACGCTGATGGTGAGCCGCTCGCAGTCCGGCACGGCCTTCGACGTCACCTCCGGCGACAAGATGTACGACAAGAAGAAGTACGGCGAGGCCTGCTTCCCCGCCGGTTTCGCGGGCGGCGAGGGGCTGTTCCAGGTCGCTTCCTGCGGTGCCGGCGGCAACAACGAGCACGACGAGCTCCAGGAACTCGACCCGAAGACCGGCAAGGTGAAGTGGACCCGGACGTTCGAGAAGGGCTGGCGCGTCGAGCGCACCTACTTCATCGACCCGGTGGTCGTCTACAGCACCAACAAGGACAAGAAGGCGTGGAACATCTCCACGCTCGGCGCCGACGGCTCGATCCGCTCCCAGGTCGCCGTCGACGAGGACTTCGCCGCCGAGTGCGGCTGGGCCATTTTCGCCCGTGACCTCCAGGGCTGCGAGGCCGTCGCGGCCGACGCGGACACCCTCTACCTGCCCACCAAGGCGACCACCGGGGCCAACGAGATCGTCGCGATCAGCCTCGCCACCGGCAAGGAGAAGTGGCGGGTGAAGTCCCCGGCGGCGGACTCGATGGTGCCCATGAAGGTCGAGGGCGGCAAGCTCATCGCCTACGTGGGGCCGTCGTACGACGCGGGCGGCAGGGTCGTGTCCATCCCGACCACCGGCAGCAGCCACGAGCCGGTCACGCTGCTGCAGAACCCGCAGGGCGTCGCGAGGATCGAGAACGGTTTCTTCAGCAAGGCGATCGACTGGGTCGACGGCCGTTTCTACATCTCGACGACCCGGCTGTCCGGCAACGACGAGGCGAAGGAGAAGCTGATGCTCGCCTACGGCAAGTGA
- a CDS encoding PQQ-binding-like beta-propeller repeat protein encodes MTQPPQPPNQPPQQPEPSQPEQSATPAPPPGFGPPVEPSQPPAQQPPAAPSGPNLSKTPEPGYGYPQTPQTPQQSPQAAPQTPPTPTGPTPPPGYGYPQQPPAGYGYPGQPGQPSPYGQPPQPYGQPGAYGHPQQPYGQPGPGYPYPTVPMQPHPGGGPGGGRKVNAQLAIIVSAVVAIALIVGAGVWYSSSTSSGGDKETTADSGGTDGGDGSEKDAENGGGSAAGGKEKAPADPSAKVLFQVPAPKAPKDSTSIAVSGSWLTDTVYAKSGIAEVVGYDAVKGSKVWTLDLPGPVCEASDHVTEDGRTAIVYKPRMPAKNDPQRCTQVAVLDLATGEKLWSETAKSGTQEISFNNVTVSGNTVAAASTSGGAAWDLTSGKPLWSPKTSDSCYDAGYGGGPKLVAVRKCGSYDQRQLHIQTIDPKSGKVVSEYKMTEGIEYAAVVSTDPLVVAADVGDSAGDGSGISDFFSIDNKTGKLRTRISAPGEEFAARCDGITRIEHCNGLAVGNDRLYIPTEEHDGTAEYSRTNEVVAFDLATGKQTGQRADAGDGYTITPLRMDGGNILAYKRPPYDKGGQVVSIDGGTFEQTKLLENPATDAVRDAETGMSPRSSEVLFAQGRLYMSKVYASDSSLDRKEYLAIAFGTG; translated from the coding sequence ATGACGCAGCCGCCCCAGCCGCCCAACCAGCCTCCGCAGCAGCCCGAGCCGTCACAGCCCGAGCAGTCGGCCACGCCGGCCCCGCCGCCGGGCTTCGGTCCGCCGGTCGAACCGTCGCAGCCGCCGGCCCAGCAGCCGCCGGCCGCCCCGAGCGGGCCGAACCTCAGCAAGACCCCGGAACCGGGATACGGCTACCCGCAGACCCCGCAGACCCCGCAGCAGTCGCCGCAGGCCGCCCCGCAGACCCCGCCCACGCCGACGGGCCCGACGCCGCCGCCCGGGTACGGCTACCCGCAGCAGCCCCCGGCCGGTTACGGCTACCCGGGTCAGCCGGGTCAGCCGAGCCCGTACGGCCAGCCGCCGCAGCCGTACGGCCAGCCAGGTGCGTACGGACACCCGCAGCAGCCCTACGGCCAGCCCGGTCCCGGCTATCCGTACCCGACCGTGCCGATGCAGCCACACCCCGGCGGTGGGCCCGGCGGCGGGCGGAAGGTCAACGCGCAGCTGGCCATCATCGTCTCGGCGGTCGTGGCCATCGCCCTGATCGTCGGCGCCGGTGTCTGGTACTCGTCCTCGACCTCGTCCGGCGGCGACAAGGAGACCACCGCCGACTCGGGCGGCACCGACGGCGGCGACGGGAGTGAGAAGGACGCCGAGAACGGCGGCGGCTCCGCCGCCGGCGGCAAGGAGAAGGCTCCGGCCGACCCCTCCGCCAAGGTCCTCTTCCAGGTCCCGGCGCCGAAGGCCCCGAAGGACAGCACGAGCATCGCCGTCTCCGGTTCCTGGCTGACCGACACGGTGTACGCCAAGAGCGGCATCGCCGAGGTCGTCGGCTACGACGCCGTCAAGGGCAGCAAGGTGTGGACGCTCGACCTGCCCGGACCGGTGTGCGAGGCCAGCGACCACGTCACCGAGGACGGCAGGACGGCGATCGTCTACAAGCCGAGGATGCCCGCCAAGAACGATCCGCAGCGGTGCACCCAGGTCGCGGTCCTCGACCTCGCCACGGGCGAGAAGCTGTGGTCCGAGACGGCCAAGTCCGGCACCCAGGAGATCAGCTTCAACAACGTCACCGTCAGCGGGAACACCGTCGCGGCGGCCAGCACCAGCGGCGGCGCCGCCTGGGACCTCACCTCCGGCAAGCCCCTGTGGTCGCCCAAGACGTCCGACTCCTGCTACGACGCCGGCTACGGCGGCGGACCGAAGCTGGTCGCGGTGCGCAAGTGCGGTTCGTACGATCAGCGGCAGCTGCACATCCAGACCATCGACCCGAAGTCCGGCAAGGTGGTCTCCGAGTACAAGATGACCGAGGGCATCGAGTACGCCGCGGTCGTGTCCACCGATCCGCTGGTGGTGGCCGCCGACGTCGGCGACTCCGCCGGTGACGGCAGCGGCATCTCGGACTTCTTCTCCATCGACAACAAGACCGGCAAGCTGCGCACCCGCATCTCCGCGCCCGGTGAGGAGTTCGCGGCCCGCTGCGACGGCATCACCAGGATCGAGCACTGCAACGGGCTGGCGGTCGGCAACGACCGGCTGTACATCCCGACCGAGGAGCACGACGGCACGGCCGAGTACAGCAGGACCAACGAGGTCGTCGCCTTCGACCTGGCCACCGGCAAGCAGACCGGCCAGCGCGCCGACGCCGGCGACGGCTACACGATCACCCCGCTGCGCATGGACGGCGGCAACATCCTGGCGTACAAGCGGCCGCCCTACGACAAGGGCGGGCAGGTCGTGAGCATCGACGGCGGCACCTTCGAGCAGACCAAGCTGCTGGAGAACCCGGCGACGGATGCGGTGCGGGACGCGGAGACGGGGATGTCCCCCAGGAGCTCCGAGGTGCTGTTCGCGCAGGGACGCCTGTACATGTCGAAGGTGTACGCCAGCGACTCCTCCCTGGACAGGAAGGAGTACCTGGCGATCGCCTTCGGTACCGGATGA
- a CDS encoding helix-turn-helix transcriptional regulator: MGVRLMVVDDHRLLAEALASALKLRGHRVLAAAAPVAGAADLVISRAPEVCLLGTAAPAEAGIFDPVVKIRRERPQVAVLVLGPVPSPRGIAAAFAAGASGYVRHDERIEGVERAIMKARAGEAAVAPQLLQGAFGELLNPAAQPDDEGQRLLRMLTPREVEVLVRVADGEDTRLIAEGMGIAPSTARTHVQRVLMKLGVGSRLEAAALAARTGLLDRVGPVLGTARSGQ, translated from the coding sequence ATGGGTGTGCGGTTGATGGTGGTCGACGATCACCGGCTGCTCGCCGAGGCGCTGGCCTCGGCGTTGAAGCTGCGGGGGCACCGGGTGCTGGCCGCGGCGGCGCCGGTGGCGGGGGCGGCGGACCTGGTGATCAGCAGGGCGCCGGAGGTGTGCCTGCTGGGGACGGCGGCACCGGCGGAGGCCGGCATCTTCGATCCGGTGGTGAAGATCAGGCGGGAGCGGCCGCAGGTGGCGGTGCTGGTGCTGGGGCCGGTGCCCAGCCCGCGCGGGATCGCGGCGGCGTTCGCGGCGGGGGCGTCCGGCTATGTGCGGCACGACGAACGCATCGAGGGTGTGGAACGGGCGATCATGAAGGCGCGGGCGGGGGAGGCCGCGGTGGCGCCGCAGTTGCTGCAGGGGGCGTTCGGCGAGCTGCTGAATCCGGCGGCACAACCGGACGACGAGGGGCAGCGGCTGCTGCGGATGCTGACCCCGCGCGAGGTGGAGGTCCTGGTCCGGGTGGCCGACGGCGAGGACACCCGGCTGATCGCGGAGGGCATGGGCATAGCGCCGTCCACGGCACGGACGCATGTGCAGCGCGTGCTGATGAAACTGGGGGTGGGCTCCCGGCTGGAGGCGGCGGCGCTGGCGGCCCGGACGGGACTGCTGGACCGGGTGGGGCCGGTGCTGGGGACGGCGCGCTCCGGGCAGTAG
- the galT gene encoding galactose-1-phosphate uridylyltransferase, producing MKKTSTRLADGRELIYYDLRDDTVRDAADRRPLAATVTTSEIRRDPLLGDRVAVASHRQGRTYHPPAGECPLCPSEGDRLSEVPDSSYDVVVFENRFPSLAGDSGRCEVVCFTSDHHSSFADLGERQARLVLDAWTDRTSELSHLPSVEQVFCFENRGAEIGVTLQHPHGQIYGYPFTTPRTALMLRQVALHKEATGGGNLFDAVLAEELAGERVVLEGEHWAAFVPYAAHWPYEVHLYPKRRVPDLLGLDEEARAEFPRVYLELLRRFDRIFDGEGESPTPYIAAWHQAPFGTLAESDGVTRDDFALHLELFTIRRTSGKLKFLAGSESGMNVFINDVPPERAAERLREVASP from the coding sequence GTGAAGAAGACCTCGACCCGGCTGGCCGACGGTCGCGAACTCATCTACTACGACCTGCGCGACGACACCGTGCGCGACGCGGCCGACCGCCGCCCCCTGGCCGCCACCGTCACGACGTCCGAGATCCGCCGCGACCCGCTGCTCGGCGACCGGGTCGCCGTCGCCTCCCACCGCCAGGGCCGCACCTACCACCCCCCGGCCGGCGAATGCCCCCTGTGCCCCTCCGAGGGCGACCGGCTCAGCGAGGTCCCGGACTCCTCGTACGACGTCGTGGTCTTCGAGAACCGCTTCCCCTCACTGGCCGGTGACTCCGGCCGCTGCGAGGTCGTCTGCTTCACCTCCGACCACCACTCCTCCTTCGCCGACCTGGGCGAGCGGCAGGCCCGGCTGGTCCTGGACGCCTGGACGGACAGGACGTCGGAGCTGTCCCATCTGCCCTCCGTCGAGCAGGTGTTCTGCTTCGAGAACCGGGGCGCCGAGATCGGCGTCACCCTCCAGCACCCGCACGGGCAGATCTACGGCTACCCGTTCACCACCCCCCGCACCGCCCTGATGCTGCGCCAAGTGGCCCTGCACAAGGAGGCGACCGGAGGGGGAAACCTGTTCGACGCCGTCCTGGCGGAGGAACTCGCGGGCGAGCGGGTCGTCCTGGAGGGGGAACACTGGGCCGCCTTCGTGCCGTACGCGGCGCACTGGCCCTACGAGGTCCACCTGTACCCGAAGCGCAGGGTGCCCGACCTGCTCGGGCTCGACGAGGAGGCACGCGCGGAGTTCCCCCGGGTCTACCTGGAACTGCTGCGGCGGTTCGACCGGATCTTCGACGGGGAGGGCGAGTCCCCGACACCGTACATCGCGGCCTGGCACCAGGCCCCGTTCGGCACACTGGCGGAGTCCGACGGGGTCACCCGCGACGACTTCGCGCTCCACCTCGAGCTTTTCACCATTCGCCGCACCTCCGGCAAGCTGAAGTTCCTCGCGGGTTCCGAGTCCGGTATGAACGTGTTCATCAACGACGTGCCGCCGGAACGCGCGGCCGAGCGACTGCGGGAGGTAGCGAGTCCATGA
- the galE gene encoding UDP-glucose 4-epimerase GalE, translated as MSGKYLVTGGAGYVGSVVAQHLLEAGHEVVVLDDLSTGVREAVPAGASFVEGDIRGAATWLDASFDGVLHFAAFSQVGESVVRPEKYWENNVGGTMALLDAMRSAGVRRLVFSSTAATYGEPDQVPIPESAPTRPTNPYGASKLAVDHMITGEAAAHGLGAVSLRYFNVAGAYGHFGERHDPESHLIPLVLQVAQGRREAINVYGDDYPTPDGTCVRDYIHVADLAEAHLLALKAAAPGEHLICNLGNGNGFSVREVVETVRQVTGHPIPEVVAPRRGGDPAVLVASAATAREKLGWKPSRADLTGIVADAWEFAQRHTGQGV; from the coding sequence ATGAGCGGGAAATACCTGGTCACCGGTGGTGCGGGCTATGTCGGAAGTGTCGTGGCCCAGCATCTGCTGGAGGCCGGCCACGAGGTCGTCGTCCTCGACGACCTCTCCACCGGAGTGCGCGAGGCCGTCCCGGCCGGTGCGTCCTTCGTCGAGGGCGACATCCGCGGTGCCGCCACCTGGCTGGACGCCTCCTTCGACGGCGTCCTGCACTTCGCCGCGTTCTCCCAGGTCGGTGAGTCGGTCGTGCGGCCCGAGAAGTACTGGGAGAACAACGTCGGCGGCACCATGGCGCTGCTGGACGCGATGCGTTCGGCGGGCGTGCGCCGGCTGGTCTTCTCCTCCACCGCGGCGACCTACGGCGAGCCCGACCAGGTCCCGATCCCCGAATCCGCCCCGACCCGGCCCACCAACCCCTACGGCGCCTCCAAGCTCGCCGTCGACCACATGATCACCGGCGAGGCGGCGGCGCACGGCCTGGGCGCGGTCTCGCTGCGCTACTTCAACGTGGCCGGTGCGTACGGCCACTTCGGCGAGCGGCACGACCCCGAGTCCCACCTGATCCCGCTCGTCCTCCAGGTCGCCCAGGGCCGGCGCGAGGCGATCAACGTCTACGGCGACGACTACCCGACGCCGGACGGCACCTGCGTCCGCGACTACATCCACGTCGCCGACCTGGCCGAGGCGCACCTGCTGGCGCTGAAGGCGGCGGCCCCCGGCGAGCACCTGATCTGCAACCTCGGCAACGGCAACGGCTTCTCCGTCCGGGAGGTCGTCGAGACGGTCCGTCAGGTCACGGGCCACCCGATCCCCGAGGTCGTGGCCCCCCGCCGGGGCGGCGACCCGGCGGTCCTGGTGGCCTCGGCCGCCACGGCCCGCGAGAAACTGGGCTGGAAGCCGTCCCGCGCCGACCTCACGGGCATCGTCGCGGACGCGTGGGAGTTCGCGCAGCGGCACACCGGACAAGGCGTTTAG
- the galK gene encoding galactokinase — translation MSESNVGGAAAKTVGERFRELYGAAPHGVWAAPGRVNLIGEHTDYNDGFVMPFALPHTAVAAVSRRDDGVLRLHSADVDAPVVELTADSLTPGTDKHWTAYPAGVVWALREAGHPVTGADIHLASTVPAGAGLSSSAALEVVVALALNDLYELGLRGWQLARLCQRAENVYVGAPVGIMDQTASACCESGHALFLDTRDLSQRQIPFDLAAEGMRLLVVDTQVEHSHSEGEYGKRRVGCEKGAALLGVDALRDVAHADLDEALARLGDEEEARRLVRHVVTENERVERVIALLESGDTRAIGPVLTAGHASLRDDFRVSCPELDLVVDTALASGALGARMTGGGFGGSAIVLTETTEAAAVTEAIRKTFTTAGFRTPRIFEAVPSAGARRLH, via the coding sequence ATGAGCGAGTCCAACGTCGGCGGGGCGGCCGCGAAGACGGTCGGCGAGCGGTTCCGGGAACTGTACGGAGCCGCACCGCACGGCGTCTGGGCGGCGCCGGGCCGGGTCAACCTCATCGGTGAGCACACCGACTACAACGACGGCTTCGTCATGCCGTTCGCCCTGCCGCACACCGCGGTCGCGGCGGTCTCCCGGCGCGACGACGGCGTTCTGCGCCTGCACTCCGCGGACGTGGACGCGCCCGTCGTGGAACTGACGGCGGACTCCCTCACCCCCGGCACGGACAAGCACTGGACCGCCTACCCGGCGGGCGTCGTCTGGGCCCTGCGCGAGGCCGGCCACCCGGTGACCGGCGCGGACATCCACCTCGCCTCCACGGTCCCGGCCGGCGCCGGCCTGTCCTCCTCGGCGGCCCTGGAGGTCGTCGTCGCCCTGGCCCTGAACGACCTGTACGAACTGGGCCTGCGCGGATGGCAGTTGGCCCGTCTGTGCCAGCGCGCGGAGAACGTCTACGTCGGCGCCCCCGTCGGCATCATGGATCAGACGGCGTCCGCCTGCTGCGAGAGCGGCCACGCCCTGTTCCTGGACACCCGCGACCTCTCCCAGCGGCAGATCCCCTTCGACCTGGCCGCCGAGGGCATGCGCCTGCTGGTCGTCGACACCCAGGTCGAGCACAGCCACAGCGAGGGCGAGTACGGCAAGCGCCGGGTGGGCTGCGAGAAGGGCGCCGCCCTGCTGGGTGTCGACGCCCTGCGCGACGTGGCCCACGCGGACCTGGACGAGGCCCTGGCCCGGCTGGGCGACGAGGAGGAGGCCCGCCGCCTGGTCCGCCACGTCGTGACCGAGAACGAGCGGGTGGAACGGGTGATCGCCCTGCTGGAGTCGGGCGACACCCGCGCCATCGGCCCGGTCCTCACCGCCGGCCACGCCTCCCTCCGGGACGACTTCCGCGTCTCCTGCCCCGAACTCGACCTGGTCGTCGACACGGCCCTCGCCTCCGGCGCCCTGGGCGCCCGCATGACCGGCGGCGGCTTCGGCGGCTCCGCCATCGTCCTGACCGAGACCACGGAGGCGGCCGCCGTCACCGAGGCGATACGGAAAACCTTCACGACGGCCGGCTTCAGGACCCCCCGCATCTTCGAGGCGGTGCCCTCGGCGGGGGCACGACGGCTCCACTGA
- a CDS encoding GNAT family N-acetyltransferase has protein sequence MVSRMFRLEAEVDRARRDLLRRRLRDTDTAASPVLRALRGTPGERESPLHVWASDPAGTLAGGLVGHTWTTWLHVTYLWVDERHRGAGLGTLLLSTAERIAADRRGCRSSRVETWDFQAPDFYRRHGYEVVCTIPDYPPGITEYTLTKHLGPTTEIHRTR, from the coding sequence ATGGTGAGCCGCATGTTTCGTCTTGAGGCAGAAGTCGACAGAGCCCGACGTGATCTGCTCCGCAGGCGGCTGCGGGACACCGACACGGCCGCCTCACCGGTGCTGCGCGCCCTGCGCGGAACCCCCGGCGAACGCGAGTCCCCTTTGCACGTGTGGGCATCGGACCCGGCCGGCACCCTGGCGGGCGGACTGGTCGGCCACACCTGGACGACCTGGCTGCACGTGACGTACCTCTGGGTCGACGAACGCCACCGGGGAGCGGGCCTCGGCACCCTCCTGCTGTCCACGGCGGAGCGCATCGCCGCCGACCGGCGCGGCTGCCGCTCCTCCCGCGTGGAGACCTGGGACTTCCAGGCCCCGGACTTCTACCGGCGCCACGGCTACGAGGTGGTCTGCACGATCCCCGACTACCCCCCGGGCATCACGGAGTACACCCTGACCAAGCACCTGGGGCCGACCACTGAAATTCACCGGACCCGCTGA